From the Leptolyngbya sp. O-77 genome, one window contains:
- a CDS encoding TIGR02450 family Trp-rich protein: protein MPKKQKFPHLVGSKWTSLQTTWGWRHFQVVNRKNEGEWVFAEMVASCDPSVRFWINAKQLKERSLWQAGWRSLQEQSIE from the coding sequence ATGCCCAAAAAGCAAAAATTTCCCCATCTAGTAGGGTCTAAGTGGACTTCGCTGCAAACCACCTGGGGCTGGCGACACTTTCAGGTGGTCAACCGCAAAAATGAGGGCGAGTGGGTATTTGCTGAGATGGTGGCATCCTGTGATCCCAGCGTGCGGTTCTGGATCAATGCAAAGCAGCTAAAAGAGCGATCGCTCTGGCAGGCAGGCTGGCGATCGCTCCAGGAACAGTCCATTGAGTAA
- the upp gene encoding uracil phosphoribosyltransferase, which translates to MSLTLRVYVPSHPLIKHWLSVARDESTPTVLFRSAMTELGRWLTYEATRDWLPTTESEVQTPLAPCPATFIDPEVPIVVVPILRAGLALLDGAQALLPLASIYHVGLVRNEETLEASCYLNKLPEQMPPGTRVLVTDPMLATGGSSHSLLKLLVERGVDPALIRIVAVVAAPQALQLLGADFPALSIFTAAIDEGLNDRGYIVPGLGDAGDRTFGT; encoded by the coding sequence ATGTCCCTGACCCTCCGCGTTTACGTCCCCTCCCATCCGCTCATCAAGCACTGGCTCTCGGTTGCCCGCGACGAATCAACCCCTACGGTTTTGTTTCGCAGCGCCATGACCGAGCTGGGGCGCTGGCTCACCTACGAAGCCACCCGCGACTGGCTGCCGACCACCGAGAGCGAAGTGCAAACGCCCCTGGCCCCCTGTCCAGCCACCTTCATTGACCCGGAGGTGCCGATTGTGGTGGTGCCAATTTTGCGGGCGGGGCTGGCGTTGCTGGATGGAGCGCAGGCGCTACTGCCGCTGGCCTCGATTTATCATGTCGGGCTGGTGCGAAATGAGGAAACCCTGGAAGCCAGTTGCTATCTCAACAAGCTGCCAGAACAGATGCCGCCAGGGACGCGGGTGCTGGTGACGGACCCGATGCTGGCGACGGGTGGCTCTAGCCATTCGCTGTTAAAGCTGCTAGTAGAGCGGGGTGTTGATCCGGCGCTGATTCGGATTGTGGCGGTGGTGGCGGCTCCCCAGGCCTTGCAGCTATTGGGGGCAGACTTCCCAGCGCTGTCGATTTTCACAGCGGCCATCGACGAAGGGCTGAACGATCGGGGTTATATTGTGCCAGGGCTGGGCGATGCGGGCGATCGCACGTTTGGCACTTGA
- a CDS encoding YggT family protein yields MSGSTMLVAQSLSTFISIYTTILIIRILLTWFPSVNWYSQPFAALSQITDPYLNIFRRVIPPLGGFDFSPILAIFLLQFLGRFLESAAYAAF; encoded by the coding sequence ATGAGTGGTTCTACTATGCTGGTTGCCCAGTCCCTCTCCACCTTCATCTCGATCTACACGACAATCCTGATCATCCGCATCCTGCTTACCTGGTTTCCCAGCGTCAACTGGTATAGCCAGCCCTTCGCCGCCCTCAGCCAAATCACTGACCCCTACCTCAACATCTTTCGTCGCGTGATTCCGCCGCTGGGGGGCTTTGATTTTTCGCCGATCTTGGCAATTTTTCTCCTGCAATTTTTGGGGCGCTTTCTGGAAAGCGCCGCCTATGCTGCCTTCTAA
- a CDS encoding Fur family transcriptional regulator gives MTAYTATSLKAELNERGWRLTPQRETILTIFQNLPKGNHLSAEDLYNLLNEEGHHISLSTIYRTLKLMARMGILRELELAEGHKHYEINQPAPYHHHHLICVRCNKTIEFKNDSILKTGSRVAQKEGYHLLDCQLIIHAVCPTCQRSLLPI, from the coding sequence ATGACTGCCTACACTGCGACCTCACTAAAGGCTGAACTTAACGAGCGGGGCTGGCGCTTGACCCCTCAGCGCGAAACGATCCTGACAATCTTTCAGAACTTGCCCAAGGGCAATCATCTCAGCGCTGAGGACTTGTATAACCTGTTGAACGAGGAGGGGCATCATATTAGCCTCTCGACGATTTATCGCACGCTCAAGCTGATGGCCCGCATGGGCATCCTGCGAGAGCTAGAGCTGGCCGAGGGCCATAAGCACTACGAAATCAACCAGCCCGCGCCCTATCATCACCATCACTTGATCTGCGTCCGCTGCAATAAGACAATTGAGTTCAAAAACGATTCCATCCTGAAAACGGGCAGCCGCGTGGCTCAGAAAGAGGGCTATCACCTGCTCGACTGCCAGCTTATTATTCATGCTGTTTGTCCAACCTGTCAGCGATCGCTCCTTCCGATTTAG
- a CDS encoding proton-conducting transporter membrane subunit produces MLQMVSHGLIGASLFFLVGATYDRTHTLIPGRNGRRGQKKMPKIFAMFTACSLASLALPGMSGFVAELMVFVGFATSDAYDQTFKIIVITLMAVGVILTPIYLLSMLREIFYGPENQELVEHEVLVDAEPREVFIIASLLIPIIGIGFYPKLITQMYDSTTEQVTAQLQESFAIAAAEKETATLSKQALLKAPEISSNL; encoded by the coding sequence ATGCTGCAAATGGTGTCCCACGGGCTGATTGGAGCCAGCCTGTTCTTCCTAGTAGGCGCAACCTATGACCGAACCCACACCCTCATCCCTGGACGAAATGGGCGGCGTGGGCAAAAAAAGATGCCCAAGATTTTTGCCATGTTCACGGCTTGCTCCCTGGCCTCGCTGGCGCTGCCAGGGATGAGTGGTTTTGTTGCAGAACTGATGGTGTTTGTGGGCTTTGCCACCAGCGATGCCTACGACCAGACGTTCAAAATTATCGTGATTACGCTCATGGCGGTGGGCGTGATCCTGACACCGATCTATCTACTGTCTATGCTGCGAGAGATTTTCTATGGGCCAGAAAACCAGGAACTCGTGGAGCATGAGGTGCTGGTGGATGCTGAACCCCGCGAAGTCTTTATCATTGCGTCGCTGCTGATCCCGATTATTGGCATCGGGTTCTATCCCAAGCTGATTACGCAGATGTATGATTCTACGACCGAGCAGGTGACAGCCCAGCTTCAGGAATCTTTTGCGATCGCCGCTGCGGAGAAAGAAACCGCGACGCTTTCAAAACAGGCGTTGCTCAAGGCTCCTGAGATTTCGTCCAATCTCTAG
- a CDS encoding NADH-quinone oxidoreductase subunit M gives MNTAEFPWLTTIILLPVLASLAIPVLPDKDGKTVRWYALIIGLIDFALTVYAFYTQYDFSRSDLQLVESYSWVSSLNLRWSVGADGLSMPLILLTSFITTLAILASWPVTLKPRLFYFLMLAMYGGQIAVFAVQDMLLFFLVWELELIPVYLLLSIWGGKKRLYAATKFILYTAGGSLFILVAALAMAFYGDTVTFDMRSLMDKDFPLKFQLLVYAGFLIAYAVKLPIFPLHTWLPDAHGEATAPVHMLLAGILLKMGGYALLRMNAQMLPDAHVRFAPILIILGVVNIIYAALTSFAQRNLKRKNLPHLRADWDRFVYEPGTERSHAANGVPRADWSQPVLPSRRNL, from the coding sequence ATGAATACTGCTGAATTTCCCTGGTTAACAACCATCATCCTATTGCCTGTCCTTGCATCACTGGCGATCCCGGTTCTTCCCGATAAAGACGGAAAGACCGTCCGCTGGTACGCCCTCATCATTGGACTGATTGACTTCGCGCTGACGGTCTACGCTTTCTATACACAATACGACTTCAGCCGCTCTGACCTGCAACTGGTCGAGAGCTACTCCTGGGTGTCGTCGCTCAACCTGCGCTGGTCGGTGGGGGCAGACGGACTCTCGATGCCGCTGATTTTGTTAACGAGCTTTATCACGACGCTGGCAATTCTGGCATCGTGGCCGGTCACGCTCAAGCCGCGCCTGTTTTATTTTCTGATGCTGGCGATGTATGGCGGACAAATCGCCGTGTTTGCTGTGCAGGATATGCTGCTGTTCTTCCTGGTGTGGGAACTGGAGCTGATTCCGGTTTATCTACTGCTGTCGATTTGGGGCGGCAAAAAGCGGCTCTATGCGGCGACCAAGTTCATTCTGTACACCGCAGGCGGGTCGCTGTTCATTCTGGTGGCAGCGTTGGCGATGGCGTTCTATGGCGATACGGTCACGTTTGACATGCGATCGCTCATGGATAAGGACTTCCCGCTCAAGTTCCAGCTTTTGGTCTACGCAGGCTTCCTGATTGCCTATGCGGTCAAGCTGCCGATTTTCCCGCTGCACACCTGGCTGCCGGATGCCCACGGCGAGGCGACGGCTCCAGTTCACATGCTGCTGGCGGGCATTCTGCTGAAAATGGGCGGCTACGCGCTGCTGCGGATGAATGCGCAGATGCTGCCGGATGCCCATGTCCGCTTTGCGCCGATTCTGATAATTTTGGGCGTGGTTAATATCATCTACGCCGCGCTGACCTCCTTTGCCCAGCGAAACCTGAAGCGAAAAAATTTGCCACATCTTCGTGCTGATTGGGATCGCTTCGTTTACGAACCTGGGACTGAGCGGAGCCATGCTGCAAATGGTGTCCCACGGGCTGATTGGAGCCAGCCTGTTCTTCCTAGTAGGCGCAACCTATGA
- a CDS encoding NAD(P)H-quinone oxidoreductase subunit 5, translated as MESLYAYAWLIPVLPLAGAMILGLGLISSSSFAKQFRKPSSVFIVSLTGTAMVLSFALLWSQIQGHPTYERSIEWASAGDFHLSMGYIVDHLTALMLVIVTTVAFLVMIYTDGYMAHDPGYVRFYAYLSLFSSSMLGLVISPNLVQIYIFWEMVGMCSYLLIGFWYDRKAAADACQKAFVTNRVGDFGLLLGMLGLYWATGSFEFEVIGDRLQELVQSGALSGAMAALFAVLVFLGPVAKSAQFPLHVWLPDAMEGPTPISALIHAATMVAAGVFLIARMFPVFENIPTAMNVIAYTGAVTAFLGASIAITQNDIKKGLAYSTMSQLGYMVMGMGVGAYTAGLFHLMTHAYFKAMLFLGSGSVIHGMEGVVGHDPVLAQDMRLMGGLRKYMPITATTFLIGTLAIAGIPPLAGFWSKDEILGATFRANPALWAVGFLTAGITAFYMFRMYFSTFEGEFRGTSEEIKRKLKNEQLQKLGLAFGPGAMNPLELTAEHPAEDHDAHDDHGHHASEPHESPITMTLPLMLLAIPSMLIGLVGTPFKNYFEEFIHAPGEVIHEAEAVDWGEFLTMGGSSVAIALGGIALATAMYLLKKIDPAAIADKIQPLYQLSLNKWYIDDIYNAVFVQGSRRLARQVLEVDVRIVDGLVNLTGFVTLVTGEALKYLESGRVQFYALIVFGAVLGLVLVSGIT; from the coding sequence ATGGAATCCCTCTACGCATATGCCTGGCTGATCCCAGTGTTGCCCCTGGCAGGGGCAATGATTTTGGGGCTGGGTCTGATTTCTTCCAGCAGTTTCGCCAAACAGTTTCGCAAGCCCAGCTCGGTGTTTATTGTCTCGCTGACAGGCACTGCAATGGTTCTCTCCTTTGCGCTGCTGTGGAGCCAGATTCAAGGACATCCGACCTACGAGCGCTCGATTGAGTGGGCTTCGGCGGGTGATTTTCACCTCTCGATGGGCTACATCGTTGACCACCTCACTGCGCTGATGCTGGTGATCGTGACAACAGTTGCCTTTTTGGTGATGATCTACACCGATGGCTACATGGCGCATGATCCGGGCTATGTTCGCTTCTATGCCTATCTCAGCCTGTTTAGCTCCTCGATGCTGGGTCTGGTGATCAGCCCCAACCTGGTGCAGATTTATATTTTCTGGGAGATGGTGGGAATGTGTTCCTACCTGCTGATTGGCTTTTGGTATGACCGCAAAGCAGCTGCCGATGCCTGCCAGAAGGCGTTTGTGACCAACCGAGTGGGCGACTTTGGGCTGCTGTTGGGGATGCTGGGGCTGTATTGGGCAACGGGCAGCTTTGAATTTGAAGTGATTGGCGATCGCCTCCAGGAACTCGTCCAGTCGGGGGCCCTGAGTGGAGCGATGGCAGCGCTGTTTGCAGTGCTGGTGTTCCTTGGCCCAGTAGCAAAGTCAGCCCAGTTTCCGCTGCACGTTTGGCTGCCAGACGCGATGGAAGGCCCTACCCCCATTTCGGCACTGATCCACGCAGCTACGATGGTGGCAGCGGGTGTGTTCCTGATTGCCCGCATGTTCCCCGTGTTTGAGAACATTCCCACCGCAATGAACGTAATCGCCTACACGGGCGCGGTCACAGCATTTTTGGGAGCCAGCATCGCCATCACCCAAAACGATATCAAGAAGGGTCTGGCCTATTCCACCATGTCCCAGCTTGGCTATATGGTCATGGGCATGGGAGTGGGAGCCTACACCGCCGGACTCTTTCACCTGATGACCCACGCCTACTTCAAAGCAATGCTGTTCCTTGGTTCTGGTTCCGTGATCCACGGCATGGAGGGTGTGGTAGGACATGACCCCGTGCTGGCGCAGGATATGCGGCTGATGGGCGGACTGCGGAAATATATGCCAATTACCGCCACGACCTTCTTGATTGGCACGCTGGCGATCGCCGGAATTCCTCCGCTGGCGGGCTTCTGGTCGAAGGACGAAATTTTGGGGGCAACCTTCCGCGCTAATCCTGCGCTGTGGGCGGTTGGTTTCCTGACGGCGGGGATCACGGCGTTCTACATGTTCCGCATGTACTTCAGCACTTTTGAAGGCGAGTTTCGCGGCACGAGCGAGGAAATCAAGCGCAAGCTCAAGAACGAGCAGCTTCAAAAGCTGGGTCTAGCCTTTGGTCCCGGCGCGATGAACCCGTTAGAGCTGACGGCGGAGCATCCGGCCGAAGACCACGACGCTCACGACGACCACGGGCATCACGCCAGCGAACCGCACGAATCGCCGATTACGATGACGCTGCCGCTGATGCTGCTGGCGATTCCTTCGATGCTGATCGGGCTGGTGGGCACGCCATTCAAGAACTATTTTGAGGAATTCATCCACGCGCCGGGTGAGGTGATCCACGAAGCCGAGGCAGTGGACTGGGGCGAGTTTCTGACGATGGGCGGCAGCTCGGTGGCGATCGCCCTCGGCGGCATCGCTCTGGCAACTGCGATGTACCTGCTCAAGAAGATTGATCCAGCGGCGATCGCCGACAAGATCCAGCCGCTCTATCAGCTTTCCCTCAATAAGTGGTATATCGACGACATCTACAACGCCGTATTCGTGCAGGGCAGCCGTCGTCTGGCCCGGCAGGTGCTAGAAGTAGATGTGCGGATTGTGGATGGGCTGGTAAACCTGACAGGCTTTGTCACGCTGGTCACAGGCGAAGCGCTGAAATATCTGGAAAGCGGCAGGGTGCAATTCTACGCGCTGATCGTTTTTGGCGCGGTGCTGGGTCTGGTGCTGGTTTCGGGGATCACCTGA
- the ctpB gene encoding carboxyl-terminal processing protease CtpB, with translation MRRFFNRSRLLNAALFGGTVAAAATVSLLTPVFSSAVNATLQDSPKALLDEAWQIVNREYVDSTFNQVDWLAVRHELLSASYSSREEAYNALRRALQRLRDPYTRFMDPRQFEVLTSQTSGELSGVGIRLQADEQTGAITVVEPIPNSPAARAGIQVGDRILSIDGVSTEGMTLEEASNRIRGEVGTRIVLRLQRQSEEATELTLTRARIELPNVHYTLKQEQGTRVGYIRLTEFSAHSAEQMQRAIEDLLSQQVQGFVLDLRGNPGGLLQASIDISRQWLGNGLIVRTVDRYGANERIRANRTALTDLPLVVLVDGSSASSSEILTGALMDNRRATIVGTKTFGKALVQSVHSLSDGSGLAVTIAHYYTPNGTDISQRGITPNVQVNLTDSQRQQLAANPTSVGSQSDPQYVRAIAVLRSTIAAQPARPIPAQRASAPPRPPA, from the coding sequence ATGCGCCGCTTTTTTAACCGCTCTCGTCTGCTCAATGCCGCTCTTTTTGGTGGAACCGTCGCCGCAGCCGCTACGGTTTCACTCCTGACCCCTGTGTTTAGTTCGGCTGTGAACGCTACGCTTCAGGACAGTCCCAAGGCGCTGCTCGATGAGGCGTGGCAGATCGTGAATCGGGAGTACGTAGACAGCACGTTTAACCAGGTAGACTGGCTAGCTGTGCGCCACGAACTGCTCAGCGCCTCCTATAGCTCGCGGGAAGAGGCTTACAATGCATTGCGCCGCGCCCTCCAGCGGCTACGAGACCCCTATACCCGCTTTATGGACCCGCGCCAGTTTGAAGTGCTGACAAGCCAGACCTCTGGGGAACTGTCGGGGGTGGGTATTCGGCTTCAGGCGGACGAGCAAACAGGGGCGATCACTGTGGTGGAGCCAATTCCCAACTCTCCGGCAGCGCGGGCGGGCATCCAGGTGGGCGATCGCATTTTGTCGATTGACGGCGTTTCGACTGAAGGGATGACGCTAGAAGAAGCCTCGAATCGCATTCGGGGTGAGGTCGGCACGCGCATCGTTCTGCGGCTGCAACGCCAGTCGGAAGAGGCGACCGAACTCACGCTAACGCGGGCTCGCATCGAACTGCCCAATGTCCACTACACCCTGAAACAAGAGCAGGGCACTCGCGTTGGCTACATTCGCCTGACGGAGTTCAGCGCCCATTCGGCAGAACAAATGCAGCGGGCGATCGAGGACTTGCTGAGTCAGCAGGTTCAGGGCTTCGTGCTGGATCTGCGGGGAAACCCAGGGGGGCTGCTGCAAGCCAGCATCGACATCTCGCGTCAGTGGTTGGGCAATGGGTTGATCGTTCGCACGGTGGATCGATACGGGGCCAACGAGCGGATTCGCGCCAATCGGACGGCGCTGACGGATTTGCCGCTAGTGGTGCTGGTAGATGGCAGTTCTGCTAGCTCTAGTGAGATTTTGACCGGGGCGCTGATGGACAATCGGCGGGCAACCATCGTTGGCACTAAGACCTTTGGCAAGGCGTTGGTGCAGTCGGTGCATTCGCTGTCGGATGGATCTGGTCTGGCGGTGACGATCGCCCACTATTACACGCCCAACGGCACGGACATCAGCCAGCGTGGTATTACGCCAAACGTGCAGGTCAACCTGACCGATAGCCAGCGCCAGCAGCTTGCTGCAAACCCCACCTCGGTCGGCAGCCAGAGCGATCCCCAATACGTGCGGGCGATCGCCGTTCTTCGGTCTACGATTGCAGCCCAGCCTGCCCGTCCGATTCCCGCTCAGCGGGCCAGTGCCCCCCCGCGCCCCCCCGCGTGA
- a CDS encoding 5'-nucleotidase C-terminal domain-containing protein — protein sequence MESGLPAFTDAVNFSTVINALKDDYANTLILSSGDNYIPGPFFSSGSDRALRKTTSSSAPGDDYTFREGVGRVDIEILNQIGFQASALGNHEFDLGESTVVSLIRRDREFRGTVFPYLSSNLNFTDPNPADDGTPNQDFVLEDLVVADGQPAAPNSIAKSTVLTVNGEQIGIVGATTPTLGVISSPGPNVEILPRPFGANPSATELDALAAEIQKSVDVLTAAGINKIVILAHMQQLFIERELAKRLRDVDVIIAGGSHTLLADSTDRLRPGDTAGGIYPLVENSPTGPVLVVNTDSNWKYVGRLVVEFDDDGKIDLSKLDPNVNGAYATDTASVAALTAVNPGEPDPEVVDLLGKLRSIINTKDSNIFGKTTVFLNGTRNSVRTEETNLGNLTADANLFVARQVDSSVVISLKNGGGIRDNIGAVSPTPGATDPSDIVTLPPPANPEANKGEGDLSQLDVENSLRFNNGLSLITVTAAQLKEVLEHGVSGVGPGRTPGAFPQIGGISFSFDASKTAQRLASDGTVITPGERIRSAALTDANGNFTQILIRNGQIVGDPNRTFRLVTLSFLLGTSSLDASGDGYPFFRFVRENPTLANRVDLLGETSIDLNRNGVIDRPVSLPEGAATFADAGSEQDAFAEFLVQSGTFTKADTPAERDRRIQNLGVRGDNVFGVQLAGSSGRNRLVGRFANDLLQGLGGADVLNGRQGDDLLEGGRGGDRLNGGPGKDVLVGGLGRDTCIGGAGADTFVLTRGAGFDTIVDYKDGVDKIGLSGNLRFGNLRFTDTTRGVQIRAGNDLLAELLGVRASALNRTDFVTTFATAETFA from the coding sequence ATGGAAAGCGGCCTCCCAGCTTTCACCGATGCAGTCAATTTCTCTACGGTGATTAACGCGCTGAAAGACGACTATGCCAACACGCTGATTCTGTCCTCCGGCGATAACTACATTCCGGGGCCGTTCTTTTCCTCTGGGAGCGATCGCGCCCTCCGCAAAACCACTTCTTCCTCTGCCCCCGGTGATGACTACACCTTTCGTGAGGGGGTTGGGCGCGTCGATATTGAAATCCTTAACCAGATTGGATTTCAGGCTTCTGCTCTAGGCAACCACGAATTTGACCTGGGCGAATCGACCGTTGTTTCCCTGATTCGGCGCGATCGCGAATTTCGAGGCACGGTCTTTCCCTACCTCAGCAGCAACCTGAACTTCACCGACCCCAATCCGGCAGACGACGGCACCCCTAATCAAGATTTTGTGCTAGAAGATCTGGTCGTTGCAGATGGTCAGCCCGCAGCCCCCAATAGCATTGCTAAAAGCACCGTGCTGACAGTCAATGGCGAACAGATTGGGATTGTGGGTGCAACAACGCCAACGCTGGGGGTCATCTCCTCACCTGGCCCAAATGTTGAAATCCTGCCGCGGCCCTTTGGCGCAAACCCCAGTGCAACCGAGCTAGATGCCCTTGCGGCAGAAATTCAAAAATCCGTCGATGTATTGACCGCCGCTGGCATCAACAAGATTGTGATCTTGGCGCACATGCAGCAGTTGTTCATCGAGCGGGAACTGGCCAAACGGCTGCGCGATGTGGACGTGATCATTGCAGGGGGTTCCCACACGCTGCTGGCAGACAGCACCGACCGGCTGCGCCCTGGCGACACAGCGGGCGGCATTTACCCCCTAGTAGAAAACTCTCCAACGGGGCCAGTGCTGGTGGTCAACACCGATAGCAACTGGAAATATGTCGGGCGGCTGGTGGTGGAATTTGACGACGACGGCAAAATTGACCTGTCAAAGCTCGATCCCAATGTCAATGGAGCCTATGCCACGGATACGGCCAGCGTGGCTGCGCTGACGGCCGTCAACCCCGGTGAACCCGATCCAGAAGTGGTGGATTTGCTCGGTAAGCTGCGGAGCATCATCAACACCAAAGACAGCAATATCTTTGGGAAGACCACGGTGTTCCTCAACGGCACGCGCAACTCGGTGCGGACGGAGGAGACAAACCTGGGCAACCTGACGGCGGATGCCAACCTGTTTGTGGCAAGGCAGGTAGATTCTTCTGTTGTAATCTCGCTAAAAAATGGCGGCGGCATCCGCGACAACATTGGTGCAGTGTCTCCCACCCCAGGAGCGACCGACCCCAGCGACATCGTGACCTTGCCACCCCCCGCCAACCCGGAGGCAAACAAGGGAGAAGGGGATTTGTCGCAACTGGATGTGGAAAATTCGCTGCGCTTTAACAATGGCTTGAGCCTGATTACCGTGACGGCGGCTCAGTTGAAGGAAGTGCTGGAGCATGGTGTTTCGGGGGTTGGGCCGGGGCGAACCCCTGGCGCATTTCCTCAAATCGGCGGCATCTCTTTTAGTTTCGATGCGAGCAAGACGGCCCAGCGACTCGCAAGCGATGGCACGGTGATCACGCCGGGCGAGCGCATCCGGTCAGCGGCTCTGACGGATGCCAATGGCAACTTTACACAAATCCTCATTCGGAATGGACAGATTGTAGGCGATCCCAACCGCACTTTTCGATTGGTGACGCTCAGCTTTTTGCTAGGCACGAGTTCGCTCGATGCGAGTGGGGATGGCTATCCGTTCTTCCGGTTTGTGCGAGAAAATCCAACCCTGGCAAATCGGGTCGATTTGCTGGGTGAGACGAGTATCGATTTGAACCGCAATGGCGTGATTGATAGGCCAGTCAGTCTGCCAGAGGGGGCAGCAACGTTTGCAGATGCAGGCAGTGAGCAAGATGCGTTTGCGGAGTTTCTAGTTCAAAGTGGTACGTTTACTAAGGCGGACACGCCCGCAGAGCGCGATCGCCGCATTCAGAACCTCGGCGTGCGGGGCGACAACGTGTTTGGGGTTCAACTGGCAGGCTCCAGCGGCCGCAACCGTCTAGTCGGACGATTTGCCAATGACCTGCTGCAAGGGCTGGGCGGAGCCGACGTGCTGAACGGGCGACAGGGCGACGATTTGCTGGAGGGTGGACGCGGGGGCGATCGCCTCAACGGTGGCCCTGGCAAAGATGTGCTGGTTGGCGGGCTGGGCCGCGATACCTGCATTGGCGGAGCGGGCGCAGATACCTTTGTGCTGACTCGCGGCGCTGGATTCGACACGATTGTGGACTACAAAGACGGCGTAGACAAGATCGGTCTGTCGGGCAATTTGCGCTTCGGCAATCTGCGCTTTACCGATACCACTCGCGGTGTTCAGATCCGGGCTGGTAATGACCTGCTGGCGGAGTTGCTGGGCGTGCGGGCTAGTGCGCTCAACCGCACCGACTTTGTGACCACGTTTGCGACCGCAGAGACGTTCGCTTAA
- a CDS encoding molybdenum cofactor biosynthesis protein MoaE — protein sequence MTFLNECADMSAIAPSASAFASRPAIPHPGDHFAITFAPLSLQEIYDLVDDPANGAVVVMSGMVRQQTDGKPVIALEYQAYEPMALKVFQQIAAEIRATWPDVSHVVIHHRTGKLVVGEISVLVAVGCPHRSEAFAACQYAIDTLKHNAPIWKKEHWADGSTSWVSIGACEQSPAGC from the coding sequence GTGACTTTCCTGAATGAGTGCGCCGATATGAGTGCGATCGCCCCTTCTGCCAGTGCCTTTGCCAGTCGCCCTGCAATTCCCCATCCTGGCGACCACTTCGCGATCACGTTTGCCCCTCTATCGCTGCAAGAAATTTATGACCTAGTTGATGACCCAGCCAATGGCGCAGTAGTCGTGATGAGCGGCATGGTGCGTCAGCAAACCGACGGCAAGCCCGTCATCGCGCTGGAATACCAGGCCTATGAACCAATGGCCCTGAAGGTGTTTCAGCAAATCGCAGCCGAGATTCGCGCCACCTGGCCCGATGTGAGCCACGTCGTCATCCATCACCGCACAGGCAAGCTAGTCGTCGGCGAAATCAGCGTGCTGGTCGCCGTTGGCTGCCCCCACCGCTCCGAAGCCTTCGCCGCCTGCCAATACGCCATCGACACACTGAAACACAACGCCCCCATCTGGAAAAAAGAACACTGGGCAGACGGCTCCACAAGCTGGGTCAGCATCGGCGCGTGCGAACAGTCACCAGCAGGCTGCTAA